From a region of the Emcibacter sp. SYSU 3D8 genome:
- the mltG gene encoding endolytic transglycosylase MltG yields the protein MAVAVAAFVAVTGAGIFGLWSYYAATGPAQETTVVIPKGAGVRGTASVLDAAGVIDNRKLFLIATKITGADRMLKAGEYRIPASSSMRQVLDLLRSGKTVVRRFTVAEGLSVRQVDALIRAEPALEGDPGPVPPEGSLLPETYHFTLGDNRQTIIARMRAAMDSNLAVLWDKRAPDLPLKTPQQALILASIVEKETGVPAERPRIAGVFINRLRAGMPLQSDPTIVYGIKRGEPLGRPILLSELQGITPYNTYTFVGLPPTPISNPGLDSLKAVMNPMETSDLYFVADGSGGHAFSSTYAEHQRNVQRWRSLERQGVR from the coding sequence GTGGCGGTAGCCGTGGCCGCTTTCGTGGCGGTAACCGGCGCCGGCATCTTCGGCCTGTGGTCGTACTATGCGGCTACGGGCCCTGCGCAAGAGACCACCGTTGTCATTCCCAAGGGAGCGGGTGTGCGCGGGACCGCGTCGGTGCTGGACGCGGCCGGTGTCATCGACAACCGGAAACTGTTCCTCATCGCCACCAAGATCACCGGTGCCGACCGCATGCTGAAGGCAGGTGAATATCGGATACCGGCATCGTCCAGCATGCGACAGGTCCTGGATCTGCTCCGCTCGGGCAAGACCGTGGTGCGCCGCTTCACCGTCGCCGAGGGTCTCAGTGTCCGGCAGGTCGACGCGTTGATTCGCGCCGAGCCGGCGCTGGAAGGCGATCCGGGCCCGGTGCCGCCGGAAGGCAGCCTGCTGCCCGAGACCTATCATTTCACCCTGGGAGACAATCGCCAGACGATCATTGCCCGCATGCGCGCGGCCATGGACTCGAACCTGGCGGTGCTGTGGGACAAGCGGGCGCCCGACCTGCCGCTGAAGACACCGCAGCAGGCGCTGATCCTCGCGTCAATCGTCGAGAAGGAAACCGGCGTACCGGCCGAGCGGCCGCGCATCGCCGGCGTGTTCATCAACAGGCTCCGCGCCGGCATGCCGTTGCAGTCCGATCCGACGATCGTCTATGGGATCAAGCGCGGCGAACCATTGGGCCGGCCGATCTTGCTGTCTGAATTGCAGGGCATAACGCCTTACAACACCTATACTTTTGTTGGCCTGCCGCCGACGCCCATCTCCAATCCGGGACTGGATTCGCTCAAGGCCGTGATGAATCCCATGGAAACCTCAGACCTCTATTTCGTCGCCGATGGCAGCGGCGGACATGCCTTCTCCAGCACCTACGCCGAACACCAGCGCAACGTGCAGCGCTGGCGCAGCTTGGAGCGGCAGGGCGTCCGCTAG
- a CDS encoding J domain-containing protein, which translates to MILDRESMQNHKHVEKQRVLVVLQLTSGECLFGFFHAGHSERISDVLNDQRTFLPFEVVDGERMIHAKTSIMRVYEICNVTRHFHHPDPYVVLNVSRADSWETIQRAYRQQMVLCHPDRYAHRNPPEAALELLDRIASRLNEVMDQIKPNHISSVA; encoded by the coding sequence ATGATCCTGGATAGAGAAAGCATGCAGAACCACAAGCACGTCGAGAAGCAGCGGGTCCTCGTTGTCCTGCAACTCACCTCGGGTGAGTGTCTTTTCGGCTTCTTTCATGCCGGTCATAGCGAGCGAATCTCGGATGTGCTGAATGACCAGCGGACATTCCTGCCGTTCGAGGTGGTCGACGGCGAGCGCATGATCCATGCCAAGACATCGATCATGCGAGTCTACGAGATCTGTAACGTGACCCGTCATTTTCACCATCCGGACCCGTATGTTGTGCTGAATGTCAGCCGGGCCGACAGTTGGGAAACCATCCAGCGCGCCTATCGTCAGCAGATGGTGCTGTGTCATCCGGACCGCTACGCGCACCGCAATCCGCCCGAGGCGGCGCTGGAATTGCTGGACAGGATTGCCAGCCGTCTCAATGAGGTGATGGACCAGATCAAGCCCAACCACATCAGCAGCGTCGCCTGA
- a CDS encoding SDR family NAD(P)-dependent oxidoreductase: MENPKSILITGASSGIGEALALHYAASGVTLHLCGRDRARLEGVASRSAARGATVSAEVVDVADRDAVRVWVEHCDGLAPLDLVFANAGVGIGQSEGAMEEIAAQTFAINVSGVFHTAHPAADLMRGRRRGQIAIVSSVAGYQGLASAPAYSASKAAVKAYGEALRGYLEPEGVRISVICPGFVVSRITAQNTFSMPFLMPADRAARIIARGLARNRGRITFPWQMVIAARVLANLPMWALDWTARRAPRK, from the coding sequence ATGGAAAACCCCAAATCTATCCTGATAACCGGTGCGTCAAGCGGCATCGGTGAGGCGCTGGCGCTCCATTACGCTGCATCGGGGGTCACCTTGCATCTGTGCGGGCGCGACCGAGCCCGGCTTGAGGGCGTGGCATCGCGCAGCGCGGCGCGCGGCGCCACTGTTTCAGCTGAGGTGGTCGACGTAGCCGACAGGGACGCCGTGCGCGTTTGGGTTGAACATTGCGACGGTCTCGCGCCGCTGGATCTGGTCTTCGCCAATGCGGGTGTCGGCATCGGACAGAGCGAAGGCGCAATGGAAGAGATTGCCGCGCAGACCTTCGCCATCAACGTCAGCGGGGTTTTTCATACCGCCCATCCTGCGGCGGACTTGATGCGCGGCCGCCGCCGCGGCCAGATCGCCATCGTCAGTTCGGTGGCGGGGTATCAGGGTCTGGCATCGGCGCCGGCTTATTCGGCCTCGAAAGCCGCCGTGAAAGCCTATGGCGAAGCGCTGCGTGGCTACCTGGAACCGGAAGGCGTCCGGATCAGCGTCATTTGCCCCGGCTTCGTCGTCAGCCGAATTACCGCGCAAAACACCTTCTCCATGCCGTTCCTGATGCCGGCGGACCGGGCGGCGCGGATCATCGCACGCGGTCTCGCCCGCAACCGGGGCCGCATCACATTCCCGTGGCAGATGGTGATCGCGGCGCGTGTCCTGGCCAACCTCCCCATGTGGGCGCTGGACTGGACAGCCAGGCGCGCGCCACGGAAGTGA
- a CDS encoding YicC/YloC family endoribonuclease: MAIASMTGFARLDGAWQEYRWVWEVKSVNGKGLDVRMRMPQGMESLDIPARALIAESLSRGSVNCLLQFDRVNANAGVSVNNQVLDSLVEAAKAAAERHGLKKPRIEELLELRGVIEVKDTSLTDEQVAERDKILLAGLAEAVRGVVAMRRSEGARMAAVLHDEVRAIGELVNLARAIPSQQPGAMRERLQKQISDLLEGSSVPIDQDRLAQEAAYLAVKADVREELDRLSAHVVAATELLDRGGPAGRKLDFLAQEFSREANTVCSKSSDPALSRIGLDLKSVIDQLREQVANIE; this comes from the coding sequence ATGGCCATCGCCAGCATGACCGGTTTCGCCCGCCTCGACGGCGCGTGGCAAGAATATCGCTGGGTGTGGGAAGTTAAAAGCGTCAACGGCAAAGGCCTCGATGTCCGCATGCGGATGCCGCAAGGCATGGAAAGCCTGGATATTCCGGCCCGGGCGCTGATCGCCGAGAGCCTGTCGCGGGGCAGCGTGAATTGCCTGCTGCAGTTCGACCGGGTCAACGCCAATGCCGGCGTCAGCGTGAACAATCAGGTGCTCGACAGCCTGGTAGAGGCCGCAAAGGCCGCCGCCGAGCGCCACGGTCTGAAGAAGCCTCGCATCGAAGAGTTGCTGGAACTGCGCGGCGTTATCGAGGTGAAGGACACCAGCCTCACGGACGAGCAGGTGGCCGAGAGGGACAAGATTTTGCTGGCCGGCCTAGCCGAGGCAGTACGCGGTGTCGTCGCCATGCGCCGGAGCGAAGGCGCCCGCATGGCCGCGGTGCTCCACGACGAGGTCCGCGCCATCGGTGAACTGGTCAATCTGGCGCGCGCCATTCCCTCGCAGCAGCCTGGCGCCATGCGCGAACGGCTGCAGAAGCAGATATCGGACCTGCTCGAAGGCTCGAGCGTGCCCATCGACCAGGACCGTCTGGCGCAGGAAGCAGCCTATCTGGCCGTGAAGGCCGACGTACGCGAGGAACTGGACCGCTTGAGCGCCCACGTCGTCGCCGCAACCGAGCTGCTGGACAGGGGTGGACCGGCCGGCCGCAAGCTCGATTTCCTGGCCCAGGAATTCAGCCGCGAGGCCAATACGGTGTGTTCCAAATCATCGGACCCGGCTCTGTCTCGCATCGGCCTGGACTTGAAGTCGGTGATCGATCAGTTGCGCGAACAGGTGGCGAACATCGAATGA
- the gmk gene encoding guanylate kinase, with product MSAPILRRGLMLVLSSPSGAGKTTLSRLLLAQDSEITMSVSVTTRAPRPGEIDGKDYFFVDTARFEAMVEQNELLEHAKVFGNMYGTPKAPVEAALQAGRDVLFDIDWQGTQQLGSQVAQDMVKVFILPPSTEALELRLQTRAQDPADVVAGRMAKAADEMSHWNEYDYVVINVELEESLAKLKAILSAERSRRTRQVGLADFVNRLRGVD from the coding sequence ATGAGTGCGCCCATCCTACGCCGCGGGCTGATGCTGGTTCTGTCCTCGCCATCGGGCGCGGGCAAGACCACCCTGTCGCGGCTCCTGCTGGCTCAGGATTCCGAGATCACCATGTCGGTATCGGTGACCACGCGCGCCCCGAGGCCGGGCGAGATTGACGGTAAGGACTATTTTTTCGTCGACACCGCGCGCTTCGAAGCCATGGTCGAGCAGAACGAATTGCTGGAGCATGCCAAGGTGTTCGGCAACATGTACGGCACGCCAAAAGCGCCGGTAGAGGCTGCGCTCCAGGCGGGCAGGGACGTGCTGTTCGACATCGACTGGCAAGGCACCCAGCAGCTCGGCAGCCAGGTGGCCCAGGACATGGTGAAGGTGTTCATCCTGCCGCCATCCACCGAGGCGCTGGAGCTTCGGCTGCAAACCCGCGCGCAGGATCCGGCCGACGTGGTCGCTGGTCGCATGGCGAAGGCCGCAGACGAGATGAGCCACTGGAACGAGTACGATTATGTGGTCATCAACGTGGAGCTGGAGGAAAGCCTGGCGAAACTGAAGGCTATCCTGTCGGCCGAGCGCAGCCGGCGAACCCGGCAGGTCGGCCTTGCCGACTTCGTCAATCGCCTGCGCGGAGTCGATTGA
- the rsmA gene encoding 16S rRNA (adenine(1518)-N(6)/adenine(1519)-N(6))-dimethyltransferase RsmA, with translation MSLPPLRDVIARYGLAAKKSLGQNFLLDLNLTARIARGAGVGPGSVVYEVGPGPGGLTRALLEAGATVIAVEKDDRCIEALAEVDAAWPGRLTVVPADALKVDEAELLGGTKALVVANLPYNVSTVLLAKWLSQPVWPPFFTSLTLMFQREVADRITAAPGNKEFGRLSVLSQWRSVPRRLFDIPPSAFVPQPKITSTVVHFTVLPEPVAPSELRDLKTVVDAAFNQRRKMLRSSLKGIGVDSEKLIEGAGIDPTRRAEVLSVAQFCALARSLNRLRAGD, from the coding sequence ATGAGCCTGCCGCCGCTGCGCGATGTCATTGCCCGCTACGGCCTGGCGGCGAAGAAGTCGCTGGGACAGAACTTCCTGCTCGACCTCAACCTGACGGCACGGATCGCCCGCGGCGCGGGGGTCGGTCCCGGCTCGGTGGTCTACGAGGTCGGACCTGGGCCGGGCGGCCTGACGCGTGCGCTGCTGGAAGCGGGGGCGACGGTAATCGCTGTCGAGAAGGATGACCGCTGCATTGAAGCGCTTGCCGAAGTGGACGCCGCCTGGCCGGGCCGGTTGACGGTGGTTCCCGCTGACGCACTGAAGGTCGACGAGGCTGAATTGCTTGGCGGCACCAAGGCGTTGGTCGTGGCCAACCTGCCCTACAACGTCTCCACCGTTCTGCTTGCCAAATGGCTGTCGCAGCCGGTCTGGCCACCGTTCTTTACGAGCCTGACCCTGATGTTCCAGCGCGAGGTGGCCGACCGAATCACCGCAGCTCCCGGCAACAAGGAATTCGGCCGGCTTTCCGTGCTCAGCCAGTGGCGGTCGGTACCGAGGCGTCTGTTCGACATTCCGCCGTCGGCCTTCGTGCCGCAGCCCAAGATCACGTCGACGGTCGTGCACTTCACCGTGTTGCCTGAACCGGTCGCACCGTCGGAGCTGCGCGACCTCAAGACTGTCGTTGACGCCGCCTTCAACCAGCGGCGGAAGATGCTGCGGTCCAGCCTGAAGGGCATCGGTGTCGATTCGGAGAAACTGATCGAAGGTGCCGGAATCGACCCGACGCGGCGGGCGGAAGTTCTGTCGGTGGCGCAGTTCTGCGCGCTGGCCCGTTCGCTCAATCGACTCCGCGCAGGCGATTGA
- the pdxA gene encoding 4-hydroxythreonine-4-phosphate dehydrogenase PdxA, with translation MTRSSTTNRRAPPLALTMGEPAGIGPDISLAAWMRRGRARVPPFFLLACPDLIRQRIRQLKLDVPVREISRPDDAADIFPNALPVLALARSVRANPGSPDPGNGAAVLESIETATALFRQGKASAIVTNPIQKSVLYAAGFEHPGHTEFLEFLAGPDAFAVMMLAIPGLRVVPVTVHQALSAVPAALTADLIVRTGRTVAASLRNDFGIQVPRLAVAGLNPHAGEAGTMGREEVEIIAPAIAALRDDGIDVAGPKPADTMFHKEARAAYDAALCMYHDQALIPLKTVNFHEGVNVTIGLPFVRTSPDHGTALDIAGSGKADPRSLIAALKLAGNISRARGRAKKRAAS, from the coding sequence GTGACGCGATCATCGACTACAAATAGGCGCGCGCCGCCCCTCGCGCTCACCATGGGTGAACCCGCCGGGATCGGCCCGGACATATCCCTTGCCGCCTGGATGCGGCGCGGTCGCGCCAGGGTGCCGCCCTTCTTCCTGCTTGCCTGCCCCGACTTGATCCGGCAGCGGATTCGCCAGTTGAAGCTCGACGTGCCGGTTCGCGAGATTAGCCGACCGGACGACGCCGCCGATATATTTCCCAATGCGCTGCCGGTGCTCGCGCTCGCGCGTTCCGTGCGGGCCAATCCGGGTAGTCCTGATCCGGGCAACGGCGCGGCGGTGCTCGAGTCCATCGAAACCGCGACGGCGCTGTTCAGGCAGGGCAAGGCATCGGCCATCGTCACCAACCCGATTCAGAAGTCGGTGCTCTATGCGGCAGGATTCGAACATCCCGGTCACACTGAATTCCTCGAGTTCCTTGCCGGTCCCGATGCCTTCGCCGTGATGATGCTTGCCATCCCCGGTCTGCGTGTGGTGCCGGTGACGGTCCACCAGGCGCTTTCGGCGGTGCCCGCGGCGCTGACCGCCGACCTGATCGTCAGGACAGGCAGGACGGTCGCGGCATCGCTCAGAAACGACTTCGGCATCCAGGTGCCGCGCCTTGCCGTGGCGGGCCTCAACCCGCATGCGGGCGAAGCCGGCACCATGGGCCGCGAAGAGGTTGAGATCATCGCACCCGCCATTGCCGCGCTGCGCGACGACGGCATCGACGTTGCCGGCCCGAAGCCGGCCGACACCATGTTCCACAAGGAGGCACGCGCGGCTTACGACGCCGCCTTGTGCATGTATCACGACCAGGCGCTGATCCCCCTCAAGACGGTCAATTTCCACGAGGGCGTCAATGTCACCATCGGGCTGCCCTTCGTACGCACCTCGCCGGACCACGGCACGGCCCTGGACATAGCCGGTAGCGGCAAGGCCGATCCTCGCAGTCTGATCGCCGCGTTGAAGCTGGCCGGCAACATCTCCCGCGCCCGCGGCCGGGCAAAAAAGCGAGCTGCTTCATGA
- a CDS encoding peptidylprolyl isomerase, whose product MTLRINTLAGILLLLAGAAGAAYAQSHSDVQRIVAVVNDEIISEYDVNERMQLITSTTGALRNQEEYDQLRKTVVQLLVDEKLQLQEAKEQKINITDEEVQQRFNDMAARNNISADQFTQELSRMGASKDMILRQVKAGLAWEEVINARLRPFLAIGDGEVKTYLDNLKNNKGQPEYRIGEIFLAVDSPDKDVEARQTAERLVRQIREGADFGAVARQFSDVATGAVGGDTGWVIGEHINPDIKDAVLKLQEGQVSDPIRTTAGYYIVTLGDQREVLSADPDDTQIDLQQVIVKIGSDPDAQRQRIAAQAATLKECSGVGQLASSLGATDSGSLGTVRLGDLPAPVKNAVRPLEIGQASEPLRTGTDFRVLVVCGKTVSEVKEPTPSEIEDYLSNQRLAMMARRYLRDLRRDAIIDYK is encoded by the coding sequence ATGACCTTGCGTATCAATACGTTAGCTGGAATTCTGCTGCTGCTCGCCGGCGCGGCCGGTGCGGCCTACGCCCAGTCGCACAGCGACGTGCAGCGGATTGTCGCCGTCGTCAACGACGAGATCATCTCGGAGTACGACGTCAACGAGCGGATGCAGTTGATCACCTCCACCACGGGCGCCTTGCGCAACCAGGAGGAATACGACCAACTGCGCAAGACGGTGGTCCAACTCCTGGTCGACGAGAAGCTGCAGCTTCAGGAGGCCAAGGAACAGAAGATCAACATCACCGATGAGGAAGTGCAGCAGCGGTTCAACGACATGGCCGCGCGCAACAATATCTCGGCCGATCAGTTCACCCAGGAATTGTCGCGCATGGGCGCGAGCAAGGACATGATCCTGCGCCAGGTCAAGGCCGGCCTTGCCTGGGAAGAGGTCATCAACGCCCGGTTGCGGCCGTTTCTCGCCATCGGCGATGGCGAGGTGAAGACCTATCTGGACAATTTGAAGAACAACAAGGGCCAGCCGGAATATCGCATCGGCGAGATTTTCCTTGCCGTTGATTCGCCCGACAAGGACGTGGAAGCCCGCCAGACCGCCGAGCGGCTGGTGCGGCAGATTCGGGAAGGCGCCGATTTCGGTGCCGTCGCCCGCCAGTTTTCCGATGTGGCGACGGGCGCCGTCGGCGGTGATACCGGCTGGGTGATTGGCGAACACATCAATCCCGATATCAAGGACGCGGTCCTGAAGCTGCAGGAGGGTCAGGTTTCCGACCCGATCCGGACTACGGCCGGTTACTACATCGTCACGCTCGGCGATCAGCGGGAGGTGCTGAGCGCCGACCCCGACGACACCCAGATCGATCTCCAGCAGGTCATCGTCAAGATCGGCAGTGACCCGGACGCGCAGCGTCAGCGGATTGCGGCGCAGGCGGCAACGCTGAAGGAGTGCAGCGGCGTGGGCCAGCTTGCCAGTTCTTTGGGCGCCACCGATTCAGGCAGCCTGGGTACGGTCCGCCTCGGCGACCTGCCGGCACCGGTGAAGAATGCCGTCCGTCCGCTTGAAATCGGGCAGGCCAGCGAGCCGCTGCGCACCGGCACCGATTTCCGCGTTCTGGTGGTCTGCGGCAAGACCGTCTCCGAGGTCAAGGAGCCGACGCCGTCCGAGATCGAGGACTATCTCAGCAACCAGCGCCTTGCAATGATGGCGCGGCGCTATCTTCGCGACCTGCGCCGTGACGCGATCATCGACTACAAATAG
- the lptD gene encoding LPS assembly protein LptD, which yields MGAVASVFNVLSAQAQPAIPAAEPKKATWAADEIVVDDKGDRITGKGNVEIVYEDITLRADEIVYDRTADKAVAHGHIRLVDKSGNVSTGASLELTGDLKSGVVQSMYVLFKDGERLAANSGRRVDGERNILDHAVYSACAICEDEPDKAPLWQIRAIKVVHDENRKTLTYHNATLELMGLPIIYTPWLKHPDASVKRASGFLSPDFGTSSVLGFTAEVPYFWNISPSKDMTITPMITSGERAVLKLEYRQRTRTGQFSLDGSGTYVSKRDDDNNQIPGDEFRGHIFGNGQFQIDKDWRWGFDLALASDDTYLRRYDISRADSLINHLYLERFWEQSYLHIGAYAFQGLREEDMGGTTPIALPLIQYNFVGKPSWLGGHFSADASMSMLTRTDSADTGRLSLDGRYEVPFTSPLGDIYKLTVGMRADTYYLHGWEDPSAADLVAQPDVLTGSNFEGRYVPYAALEWRYPFIRYGTTSHQIIEPMVTVVSSPAHANNDEIPNEDSQAFDLDTSNLFAIDRFPGSDRWEGGTRIAYGVRYRYYADNGVKASVTVGESYRFNRDFSLPADSGLRERTSDVVMTAMLGIPGFFDYYHRMRFDDDGFNLVRNEGLVVFGPADYRFALGYTDIKRNGFDPTLPDRKELRTAASIKLSRYWTMNADFAYDFERDGGALTAGGGFTYEDECLRFRLRARRDFTDDRDVRPSTSVGFQLIFKVVSDPGTKDAELQDLPFSPTFGNKSKYYRQTVNGLE from the coding sequence TTGGGTGCTGTCGCCAGCGTCTTTAACGTGCTGTCCGCCCAGGCCCAGCCGGCAATTCCGGCCGCCGAGCCGAAAAAGGCGACCTGGGCCGCCGACGAGATCGTCGTGGACGACAAGGGCGATAGGATCACCGGCAAGGGCAATGTCGAGATCGTCTATGAGGACATCACCCTTCGCGCCGACGAGATCGTCTATGACCGCACCGCCGACAAGGCCGTGGCGCATGGCCATATCCGGCTGGTCGACAAGAGCGGCAACGTGTCGACCGGCGCATCGCTGGAACTGACAGGCGACCTCAAGTCCGGCGTGGTCCAGAGCATGTATGTGCTGTTCAAGGACGGTGAGCGGCTGGCGGCCAATTCCGGCCGCCGGGTCGATGGCGAACGCAACATCCTTGACCATGCGGTCTATTCAGCCTGCGCCATTTGCGAGGACGAACCCGACAAGGCGCCGCTTTGGCAGATCAGGGCGATCAAGGTGGTCCATGACGAGAACCGCAAGACCCTGACCTACCACAACGCCACGCTGGAACTGATGGGCCTGCCGATCATCTACACGCCCTGGCTGAAGCATCCGGACGCCAGCGTGAAGCGCGCAAGCGGTTTCCTTTCGCCGGATTTCGGCACGTCGTCGGTACTGGGTTTCACGGCGGAGGTTCCCTATTTCTGGAACATTTCGCCAAGCAAGGACATGACCATCACGCCCATGATCACTTCGGGCGAGCGTGCCGTGCTGAAGCTGGAATACCGGCAGCGCACCAGGACGGGGCAGTTCAGCCTCGACGGCAGCGGCACCTATGTGAGCAAGCGCGACGACGACAACAACCAGATTCCGGGCGACGAATTCCGCGGCCACATCTTCGGGAACGGTCAGTTCCAGATCGACAAGGACTGGCGCTGGGGATTCGACCTGGCGCTGGCGTCCGACGATACCTATCTGCGCCGCTACGACATCTCGCGCGCTGACAGCCTGATCAACCATCTCTACCTCGAGCGGTTCTGGGAACAGAGTTACCTGCATATCGGCGCCTATGCGTTCCAGGGCCTGCGCGAGGAGGATATGGGCGGCACCACACCGATCGCCCTGCCCCTGATCCAGTATAATTTCGTCGGCAAGCCAAGCTGGCTGGGCGGTCATTTCAGCGCCGATGCCAGCATGTCGATGCTGACCCGCACCGACAGCGCCGACACCGGCCGCCTGTCGCTGGACGGACGCTATGAAGTGCCTTTCACCTCGCCGCTGGGCGATATCTACAAGCTGACCGTCGGCATGCGGGCCGACACCTATTACCTGCATGGGTGGGAGGATCCATCCGCCGCCGATCTCGTCGCCCAGCCCGATGTGCTGACCGGCAGCAACTTCGAGGGCCGCTACGTGCCCTATGCCGCGCTGGAATGGCGCTACCCGTTCATCCGCTATGGCACGACGTCGCACCAGATCATCGAGCCCATGGTCACCGTGGTGTCCAGTCCGGCCCATGCCAACAACGATGAAATTCCCAACGAGGACAGCCAGGCATTCGACCTGGACACCTCGAACCTCTTCGCCATCGACCGATTTCCCGGTTCGGATCGCTGGGAGGGCGGCACGCGCATCGCCTATGGCGTTCGCTATCGCTACTACGCCGACAACGGCGTCAAGGCGTCGGTGACCGTCGGTGAAAGCTACCGCTTCAACCGGGATTTCAGCCTGCCCGCCGATTCCGGCCTGCGCGAGCGCACCTCGGACGTGGTGATGACGGCCATGCTCGGTATCCCGGGCTTCTTCGATTATTATCACCGCATGCGGTTCGACGACGATGGCTTCAACCTCGTGCGCAACGAGGGTCTCGTCGTGTTCGGGCCTGCGGACTACCGGTTCGCGCTGGGCTATACCGACATCAAGCGCAACGGCTTCGACCCCACCCTTCCCGACCGCAAGGAACTCCGAACCGCCGCCAGCATCAAGTTGTCCCGGTACTGGACGATGAACGCCGACTTCGCCTACGACTTCGAGCGCGACGGTGGTGCCTTGACGGCGGGTGGCGGCTTCACGTACGAAGATGAGTGTCTCCGGTTCCGGCTGCGGGCGCGTCGGGATTTTACGGATGATCGGGACGTGCGGCCGTCGACCTCGGTAGGCTTCCAGCTTATCTTCAAAGTGGTAAGCGATCCCGGGACGAAGGACGCGGAACTACAGGACCTTCCCTTCAGTCCGACATTCGGGAACAAGTCGAAGTATTACAGGCAAACGGTGAACGGACTAGAATGA
- a CDS encoding leucyl aminopeptidase, with protein sequence MRISFTDERNQTSGALAVFALKGKTLTPSAETFDARTGGAIRRGMDGARNKGDKGKSFELLAPANVDAHRILVSGLGEAASVTVQAAQSAGGAALGQYKTSGEEQVMIFADALDGAALSPAEFAANLAYGALLKSYSFEKYFTKKNENHSRVSVKRLVIVTDDPKGAKKAFEPLEKIAEGIFLTRDLVSEPANVIYPETMADACRSLNKLGVDVDVLGEERMAELGMGALLGVGQGSARESQLVVMEWNGNKGSKKGPVMFVGKGVTFDTGGISIKPAAGMEMMKWDMGGAGAVIGLMKALAGRKAKVHAVGVVALVENMPSSTAQRPGDVVTSMSGQTIEVINTDAEGRLVLADALHYGQELFKPQFIVDLATLTGAIITSLGNEYGGLFSNDDDLSRLLSAAGEAEGEKVWRLPLGDSYDKMINSPIADMKNVGTGGKAGSITAAQFLQRFIRRGTPWAHLDIAGMAWADSENPTVPKGGTGYGIRLLNRLVADHYEGK encoded by the coding sequence ATGCGCATTTCCTTTACCGACGAACGAAACCAGACTTCCGGCGCGCTGGCGGTCTTTGCCCTCAAGGGCAAGACATTGACGCCGAGCGCCGAAACGTTCGACGCGCGCACCGGAGGCGCCATCCGGCGCGGCATGGATGGAGCGCGCAACAAGGGCGACAAGGGCAAGTCCTTCGAGCTTCTCGCGCCCGCCAATGTGGACGCCCACCGCATCCTGGTTTCGGGCCTGGGTGAGGCCGCTTCCGTGACTGTCCAGGCAGCGCAAAGCGCCGGCGGCGCGGCGCTGGGCCAGTACAAGACCTCGGGCGAGGAACAGGTGATGATTTTCGCCGATGCGCTCGACGGCGCGGCGCTGTCGCCGGCGGAATTCGCCGCAAACCTGGCCTATGGCGCCCTGCTCAAGTCCTATTCGTTCGAGAAATACTTTACCAAGAAGAACGAGAATCACTCCCGGGTGAGCGTCAAGCGGCTGGTGATCGTCACCGACGATCCCAAGGGCGCCAAGAAAGCGTTCGAGCCGCTGGAGAAGATCGCCGAAGGCATCTTCCTGACCCGCGATCTGGTCAGTGAACCGGCCAACGTCATCTATCCTGAAACCATGGCCGATGCCTGCCGGTCCCTGAACAAGCTCGGCGTCGATGTCGACGTTCTGGGCGAGGAGCGCATGGCTGAACTGGGCATGGGAGCGTTGCTCGGGGTGGGCCAGGGAAGCGCCCGCGAGAGCCAGCTCGTCGTCATGGAATGGAACGGCAACAAGGGCTCGAAGAAGGGTCCGGTGATGTTCGTCGGCAAGGGCGTGACCTTCGACACCGGCGGCATCTCGATCAAGCCGGCAGCCGGCATGGAAATGATGAAGTGGGACATGGGCGGCGCCGGCGCCGTCATCGGCCTCATGAAGGCGCTGGCCGGGCGCAAGGCCAAGGTGCACGCGGTGGGCGTGGTGGCCCTGGTCGAGAACATGCCGTCCAGCACCGCGCAGCGTCCGGGCGATGTGGTGACGTCCATGTCGGGCCAGACCATCGAGGTGATCAATACCGACGCCGAAGGCCGGCTGGTGCTGGCCGATGCGCTGCATTACGGGCAGGAGTTGTTCAAACCCCAGTTCATCGTCGACCTGGCGACCCTGACCGGCGCCATCATCACCTCGCTGGGCAACGAATATGGCGGCCTGTTCTCCAACGACGACGACCTGAGCCGGCTGCTGTCGGCGGCGGGCGAGGCCGAAGGCGAGAAGGTCTGGCGGCTGCCGCTGGGCGACAGCTACGACAAGATGATCAATTCGCCGATCGCCGACATGAAAAACGTGGGCACAGGCGGCAAGGCTGGCAGCATCACCGCCGCCCAGTTCCTTCAGCGGTTCATCCGGCGCGGCACGCCCTGGGCGCATCTGGACATCGCCGGCATGGCGTGGGCGGATTCGGAAAACCCGACCGTGCCCAAGGGCGGCACCGGCTACGGCATCCGCCTGCTCAACCGCCTGGTGGCGGATCATTACGAGGGCAAATAG